TATCCCCCAAGCTGAATTAAGCGAAGGGCTGAAACAATTAAAAAGTGAACATCCTCCGTTATTAGCACAATTAGAAGAATTATTCGAATTAACGAAGCAAATTGAACAAGAATCAGATATAGATCATAATTTTGAAGAATTAATCACAAAAGTAAAAGAATTTAAGGCAGCACTAGACCCGCATTCAGAAAGGGAGGAGGGTGTTCTTTTTCCAATGATGGGTGCCTATATTGGCACAACTTCAGGACCGATTGCGGTGATGGAATATGAACACGATCAAGCAAAATCAAATATCGGCACCTTTCTAACTAAGGTAGAAGCTGGCAAGTCATCAACTGATGAAAAGAAAAAATTAGCAGAATTAGTTCAAAACGCTTACTTTATATTAACAGAACATTTCTCTAAAGAAGAAAACGTGTTATTCCCAATGGCAGAA
The DNA window shown above is from Neobacillus sp. WH10 and carries:
- a CDS encoding hemerythrin domain-containing protein; protein product: MSGCMSGFGGIPQAELSEGLKQLKSEHPPLLAQLEELFELTKQIEQESDIDHNFEELITKVKEFKAALDPHSEREEGVLFPMMGAYIGTTSGPIAVMEYEHDQAKSNIGTFLTKVEAGKSSTDEKKKLAELVQNAYFILTEHFSKEENVLFPMAERMLTDKEKADLYQKIQEIK